The following are from one region of the Sorghum bicolor cultivar BTx623 chromosome 2, Sorghum_bicolor_NCBIv3, whole genome shotgun sequence genome:
- the LOC110432683 gene encoding uncharacterized protein LOC110432683, with protein MATNHWVKDRVINWLREDPTIQATDLRKKLQDRYCIKLSYFKVWDGQQMALDEILGGWDDSFVQVFSWKREIEKRCPGSVVDIEWDIVNMERRFSRMFVALKPCIDGFLQGCRPYLGIDSTVLTAKWKGQLATAVGVDGHNWMFPVAYGVFGSETKDNWEWFMQMLHKAIGSPKGLVISIDAGKGIDEAVTKVFNNGVEHRECMRHLVKNFQKRFKGEVFERNLWPASRCYRMTTHERHWNEIHKACPKATQWLLENHKQKWARAKFSTESKIDYVTNNIAETFNSWIREYKSLPVLDLMDRIRQLIMERFCTRMQLADKLSGFMILPQVMKELHNKSRNLNYSIHRSGPMVGEVGGVSKDLVPWRFIVDLEKRECTCRGWQLTGLPCVHAISFIGTKRIPLEDYVHPYYSVQMFKKAYASAVPPMPGKEEWEKVDLGFKLLPPICKRAAGRPRKRRFIGVEEGGSNTKGKRRCKRCGGFGHLQKTCNETVHDPDAPPPAPPKKRRTYKPKVIEIIEETVSDPSKKKKKRANKPRVVEVVETTQDAPKSQKRKAPSKGNQANNKKKGTTAAQNDASTTAQ; from the coding sequence ATGGCTACCAATCACTGGGTCAAGGACAGAGTTATAAATTGGCTTAGGGAAGATCCAACTATTCAGGCAACAGATTTGAGGAAGAAGTTGCAAGACAGGTATTGCATTAAGCTGAGCTACTTCAAAGTGTGGGACGGCCAGCAGATGGCATTGGATGAGATATTGGGTGGATGGGATGACAGCTTTGTACAAGTTTTTTCTTGGAAGAGGGAGATTGAGAAGAGATGTCCAGGTAGTGTTGTAGATATTGAGTGGGATATTGTGAATATGGAAAGAAGATTCTCTAGGATGTTTGTAGCACTGAAGCCATGCATTGATGGCTTCCTTCAAGGTTGCAGACCTTATTTAGGCATAGACTCCACTGTTTTGACAGCCAAGTGGAAGGGTCAGTTAGCAACAGCTGTAGGTGTGGATGGCCATAACTGGATGTTCCCAGTGGCTTATGGTGTCTTTGGCAGTGAGACTAAAGACAACTGGGAGTGGTTCATGCAGATGCTGCATAAGGCAATTGGTTCTCCTAAAGGTCTTGTAATCTCCATAGATGCAGGGAAAGGAATTGATGAAGCAGTTACAAAGGTATTCAATAATGGAGTGGAACACAGGGAATGCATGAGGCACCTTGTAAAGAATTTCCAGAAGAGGTTTAAGGGAGAAGTTTTTGAGAGGAACTTGTGGCCTGCATCAAGGTGCTATAGAATGACAACCCATGAGAGGCACTGGAATGAGATACATAAAGCATGCCCAAAGGCAACACAATGGCTTTTGGAGAATCACAAGCAAAAGTGGGCAAGAGCCAAGTTCAGCACAGAAAGCAAGATTGACTATGTCACAAACAACATTGCAGAGACCTTCAATAGCTGGATCAGGGAGTACAAGTCTTTACCTGTGTTAGACTTGATGGACAGGATTAGACAGCTCATCATGGAGAGGTTTTGCACTAGGATGCAGCTGGCTGATAAACTGTCAGGATTCATGAttttgccacaagtaatgaaggAGTTGCACAACAAAAGCAGAAACCTTAATTACAGCATTCACAGGAGTGGCCCCATGGTTGGAGAGGTTGGAGGGGTGAGTAAGGACCTAGTTCCATGGAGGTTCATTGTTGATCTAGAGAAGAGAGAATGCACTTGTAGAGGCTGGCAGCTGACTGGACTTCCATGTGTGCATGCCATATCTTTCATTGGCACAAAGAGGATACCATTGGAGGATTATGTGCATCCATACTACTCTGTCCAAATGTTCAAAAAAGCTTATGCATCTGCAGTGCCTCCAATGCCAGGCAAGGAGGAATGGGAAAAGGTAGACCTTGGGTTCAAACTCCTTCCTCCAATCTGCAAAAGAGCAGCAGGAAGGCCAAGGAAGAGAAGGTTTATTGGAGTTGAAGAAGGTGGATCCAACACCAAAGGAAAGAGAAGGTGCAAAAGATGTGGTGGATTTGGACACCTACAAAAAACATGCAATGAAACTGTTCATGACCCAGATGCACCACCACCTGCACcaccaaagaagagaaggacttACAAGCCAAAAGTGatagagattatagaagaaacaGTGAGTGATCCatctaagaagaagaagaagagggctaACAAGCCAAGGGTGGTAGAGGTTGTAGAAACAACACAAGATGCACCTAAGAGTCAGAAGAGGAAGGCCCCTAGCAAGGGTAATCAAGCcaacaacaagaagaagggaACCACTGCTGCACAGAATGACGCATCAACTACTGCACAGTAA